The Vicia villosa cultivar HV-30 ecotype Madison, WI linkage group LG1, Vvil1.0, whole genome shotgun sequence genome includes a region encoding these proteins:
- the LOC131614957 gene encoding heat shock factor-binding protein-like — protein MDSHDSQDGKQSPADMTAFVQNLLQQMQGRFQTMSDSIITKIDDMGSRIEELEQSINELRAEIGVELSQLQGTPEKPKEDESNKEEGSS, from the exons aTG GATAGCCACGATTCTCAAGACGGCAAACAAAGCCCTGCTGATATGACAGCATTT GTGCAAAATCTTCTTCAGCAGATG CAAGGTAGGTTCCAGACCATGTCGGACTCCATTATTACAAAGA TTGATGATATGGGATCTCGAATCGAAGAGTTGGAGCAGAGCATCAATGAGCTGAGAGCTGAGATAGGAGTGGAGCTCTCTCAATTACAAGGAACCCCTGAGAAGCCTAAAGAAGACGAGTCGAACAAAGAAGAGGGTTCATCTTAA